The DNA region ACCTTCCTCGCAACACTGCAAGATTCTGCGCCGCAACTCGTCTCCGAATGCTTTCGCCATCCTTTATGTTGCCGCAGGAGCTTCGCCGAACTTACAGTAGCATAGCTTCCATCAGTACGCTATTAACTAAAATGGTATAAGGCGAGGATAAAACCGTTAAAATATCCTCGGCAAAGCCGGTTTGATAAAGTTTCCACAAGAGAGGCTATGGGCAGTTTCTTTTCGATTATCGCGGTAGGATTTTTTCTGGGGATGCGCCATGCGACCGACGCGGACCATGTAATTGCCGTTACCACCATCGTGACGCGCCAGCGCCAGCTCAGGAGCGCGGCGATGACCGGCGCATTCTGGGGCATGGGCCACACTCTTACAATCTTCGTGGTAGGAGCCATGATTATCCTGTTCAATGTAGTCATTCCTACCCGTCTTGGTTTGAGTATGGAATTTTCTGTGGCGCTCATGTTGATTGTTCTTGGCATCATGAACGTTGCAGCGTTCATGCGTTCGGCATCAGCGATTTCGGCCAGCGCCAGCACGGATTCTGGAGAAGTGCACATTCATCCGCATGCGCATGGCGATTACGTTCACACGCACGCTCACGGACATTCACCGGAAACGCACTCTCATCGTTCTGACCGCACGCCATTGGCTCTTATGGACCGTCTCTTCGGCAAGCTCGCTTTATATCGTCCCATACGGCCGTTTATTGTGGGCGTGGTCCATGGGCTTGCGGGGTCCGCCGCGGTAGCTCTGCTTGTTTTGGCTGCGATTCCCAATCCACGCTGGGCGGTAGTTTACCTGCTGGTGTTTGGGGCAGGAACCGTGGGCGGCATGATGTTGATCACGATGAGCATCGCTTCTGCTTTCACGTTTATGGGAAAGGGCCGCCACAAATTTTCACACCGGCTTGGACTTGTTTCAGGCTTGCTCAGCATGGCATTTGGGTTATTGCTGGTTTACCAGATCGGATTTGCAGGCGGCCTTTTCACCAGCCATCCGCATTGGCTGCCTCGATAAACCCTTTCAATAAGAATATCGGACGATGCGAGCAATTTTAGGAAACACAGATCGGCCTAGCCGGTGAGAATCTTTCCGGGCCAGGCTGTTCTGCAAAATGTTTTCGCCCAGACGTCATAGGACGCGCAGCATCCTGCGACGTCACTACCCTGGGAGCTGAGTTCCTCGCCCGTGACAGGCCAATGTCCACCAACTTTCGGTTACTCTAGATCACGTGTTTGCGTCTGGTCGCCATCTTTTTGCGCCGCACCACGATGATGATCACGAATATTACTGAAAGTATACCGGCGCCGATACGAACCATAGTTGCTAGATCCATTGAAGTCTCTCCTTATTGAATTGAATCAACATTACTGAAAACTTACCGCCCTAAGAGTCGCTTGCTGTCTCTACTCCTCGACTACAGTTACACCAATCAAAACTTTGCTGGCCACAGGCCGTCCATCGAGCTGCGCGGGCAGGAATTGCCATTGCTGCAGAGCGTGGATGGCCGGCTGAGACCGCGCGTCCTGCGTGCGTATGGACCGCAGCGATTGCAACTTGCCGGTTTCGTCAATGACGCCGCTGACAAAGACGGCCCCCTGCTCACTCGCAAGCTGGGTCCTGGGCATTGTGGCGGCCACTTTCTTTTGCGCGAATGGAGGCACCACCATGCCTGCGCCGGTCGGTCCATGATTCAACATGGCATACTGCATTGGCCAATCCGCACCGCCTCCCACATCACCCATAGGAATTGCCACGCTGAAGACAGTCTCACTTCGATCGAAGACGCCCATGTCACGTCCAGCTCCGCCGCTGCTACCTCCGGAGATAATGGTGATGCCATAGGATCGGCTCATCGGAACAGTCCGGCTGCCAATCCCGCCATTGCGTCCCGGACTGCCGCCAGAAATCGAAATCCCGCCTGCACCGCTGCTGCCCGTCACTCTGCCGCTCATGCCACCATCGCCGTGACCATGACTTGATGTGCTGGAGCCAGAGCCGGTTCCATTGCCGGATGTGACGCCCGTTCCAGCAATGTTTCTGCTGCCAGCAGCGGGTAAAGAAGAGCTGCCGCTGGTCCCAGCTCCTTTATTACTATCGATCCCTGCGCTGGCGCTTTTATATGGCTGTGAAGCACTCGCGCTATTCTTTGCAGGTGTAGTCTCGGATTTGCCATCACCCGCCAAGAATTTTGGCGGAGAAGCCGTTCCAAGCGACGGCCCTACAACAAAGTTGCCGCTCAGTTGGGCATCTGGAATCTGAACAGAAGGGTCGGGAGCAACGCTGACTGCGTTTATCACAATCACAGCTTTTCGCTGAGTGGCTTCTAACTCGACAATCGGGCTGCTTACCGCGGCCGGCTGCACGGCGGCTTTAGCAGATGCAGGCTCCGATGGAATTGCAGAAACTGGCTGCGGAACGCTCACTAGTTTGGGCAATTCTACGGTCGCTGCCGGAATGGGAATTTGGACTTCAATTCTACGTGGAGCGAACTTTGGGACTGCTGGCGACGGCAATATCACCATGCTTTGCAGCCGCACAGGAAATTTGAGGTTCGGGGGCGACACCAGATCCGGGCGGCGAATGGTCTGCACGCGATTTGTTGCGTTGGGAAAGTCAGAGATGATCTCCTGCGGACCGGCATAGTCACGCTTGAGAGGTATGGAGTCGATCACAGCACTGGGCGCCGCAGGCGCGGCTGATCCCATAGCGCCGGAATCGCTGGCAGTGACCTTTGGCAGCAAAGGCAGAATGAGCGGCTCATAGGGCGATGCGACCGCTGTGTTTTTGTGATCGTACTTATCAATCACAACCGGACTATGGAAGAGGGCAGGGAACCAGACGAATGCCACAATCGCCACTGCATGAAAAGCGCCGGAGAATAGCATCCCCCTGGTATACGTGCGGCGCGGCAGCAGCTTCAGCGCCGGCG from Terriglobia bacterium includes:
- a CDS encoding high-affinity nickel-transport family protein — protein: MGSFFSIIAVGFFLGMRHATDADHVIAVTTIVTRQRQLRSAAMTGAFWGMGHTLTIFVVGAMIILFNVVIPTRLGLSMEFSVALMLIVLGIMNVAAFMRSASAISASASTDSGEVHIHPHAHGDYVHTHAHGHSPETHSHRSDRTPLALMDRLFGKLALYRPIRPFIVGVVHGLAGSAAVALLVLAAIPNPRWAVVYLLVFGAGTVGGMMLITMSIASAFTFMGKGRHKFSHRLGLVSGLLSMAFGLLLVYQIGFAGGLFTSHPHWLPR
- a CDS encoding energy transducer TonB translates to MMLSLKLAPPPRKLTLVPAPVLQRRIKPPALKLLPRRTYTRGMLFSGAFHAVAIVAFVWFPALFHSPVVIDKYDHKNTAVASPYEPLILPLLPKVTASDSGAMGSAAPAAPSAVIDSIPLKRDYAGPQEIISDFPNATNRVQTIRRPDLVSPPNLKFPVRLQSMVILPSPAVPKFAPRRIEVQIPIPAATVELPKLVSVPQPVSAIPSEPASAKAAVQPAAVSSPIVELEATQRKAVIVINAVSVAPDPSVQIPDAQLSGNFVVGPSLGTASPPKFLAGDGKSETTPAKNSASASQPYKSASAGIDSNKGAGTSGSSSLPAAGSRNIAGTGVTSGNGTGSGSSTSSHGHGDGGMSGRVTGSSGAGGISISGGSPGRNGGIGSRTVPMSRSYGITIISGGSSGGAGRDMGVFDRSETVFSVAIPMGDVGGGADWPMQYAMLNHGPTGAGMVVPPFAQKKVAATMPRTQLASEQGAVFVSGVIDETGKLQSLRSIRTQDARSQPAIHALQQWQFLPAQLDGRPVASKVLIGVTVVEE